The genome window ATTTTTGCCCACGTTGACGCTGGAAAAACAACCACTACAGAAAGAATCCTAAAATTAACTGGTAAAATTCATAAACTTGGCGAAGTACATGACGGTGCCGCTACTACCGACTTTATGGAACAAGAGCAGGAGCGAGGAATTACCATTCAATCCGCCGCTACAAGCTGTTTTTGGAAAGATCATCAATTCAATATCATTGATACCCCTGGACACGTTGACTTCACCATCGAAGTATATCGTTCTTTAAAAGTTCTTGATGGTGGTATTGGGGTATTTTGTGCTTCTGGTGGGGTTGAACCTCAATCTGAAACCAACTGGCGTTATGCTAACGATTCTAAGGTTGCTCGTGTAATTTACGTTAACAAATTAGATCGTACTGGTGCTGATTTTTACAGCGTTGTTAAACAAGTAAAAGAAATTTTGGCTGCTACTCCTTTGGTAATGGTATTACCTATAGGTATTGAAACCGAATTTAAAGGAGTTGTGGATTTATTAACCCGTAAGGCTTGGGTTTGGGATGAGTCTGGAGATCCTTTAAACTACACCATCGAAGAAGTTCCTGCGGACATGGTGGATGATGTGGAAATTTACCGTGAGCAATTAATCGAGACTGCGGTAGAACAGGATGAAGTGTTGATGGAAAAATACCTCGAAGGAGAGGAAATTTCTGTTGATGATATTAAGCGTTGTATCCGTAAAGGTACTCGTGATTTGGCTTTCTTCCCTACCTATTGCGGTTCTTCTTTCAAAAATAAAGGGGTTCAGTTAGTTTTAGATGCGGTAGTTGACTATTTACCTGCGCCTGATGAAGTTAATCCTCAGCCTATTGTGGATTTAGAAGGTAACGAAACTGGAACTTTTGCAAAAGTTGACCCTGAAGAACCTTTCAGAGCTTTGGCATTTAAGATTATGGACGATCGCTACGGCGCCCTAACCTTTACCCGTGTTTACTCTGGTAAATTAGAAAAAGGAATGAGCGTATTAAACACCGCCACTGGTAAAACTGAGCGTGTGGGTAGAATCGTAGAAATGCACGCTAATGATCGTATTGAGGTGGACTCTGCCCAAGCGGGAGACATTGTGGCTATTG of Cyanobacterium sp. HL-69 contains these proteins:
- the fusA-2 gene encoding translation elongation factor G — encoded protein: MKDLARYRNIGIFAHVDAGKTTTTERILKLTGKIHKLGEVHDGAATTDFMEQEQERGITIQSAATSCFWKDHQFNIIDTPGHVDFTIEVYRSLKVLDGGIGVFCASGGVEPQSETNWRYANDSKVARVIYVNKLDRTGADFYSVVKQVKEILAATPLVMVLPIGIETEFKGVVDLLTRKAWVWDESGDPLNYTIEEVPADMVDDVEIYREQLIETAVEQDEVLMEKYLEGEEISVDDIKRCIRKGTRDLAFFPTYCGSSFKNKGVQLVLDAVVDYLPAPDEVNPQPIVDLEGNETGTFAKVDPEEPFRALAFKIMDDRYGALTFTRVYSGKLEKGMSVLNTATGKTERVGRIVEMHANDRIEVDSAQAGDIVAIVGMKNIQTGHTICDPNHPATLEPMVFPEPVISIAIKPTQKGGNEKMGMALSKMVQEDPSFYVETDQESGETIIKGMGELHLDIKVDILKRTHGVEVEVGKPQVAYRESITKVINDSYTHKKQSGGSGQFGRIDYTIEPGETGSGFLFESKVTGGNVPREFWPAVNKGFESSIDKGVLAGYPCVDLKVTLTDGAFHPVDSSAIAFEIAARAGYRQSIPKAGPQILEPIMNVDVFTPEDHIGDVIGDINRRRGMIKSQNTTPMGVRIKAEAPLSEMFGYIGDLRTMTSGRGQFSMEFSHYAPCPRNIAEDVIKEAKERELALAK